The following are encoded in a window of Gossypium raimondii isolate GPD5lz chromosome 13, ASM2569854v1, whole genome shotgun sequence genomic DNA:
- the LOC105783726 gene encoding cyclin-D3-1: MAIQQYEQQQQQQENHPSFLLDALYCEEEADAGEVLEEESSCVGCNNGGNPSFFPLLLLEQDLFWEDGELLSLFAKETEQQPSCFNVGTDESLAMARREAVEWMLKVNARFGFTTLTAVLSINYLDRFLSTFQFQRDNPWMIQLLAVTCLSLAAKVEETQVPLLLDLQVEETKYVFEAKTIQRMELLVLSTLKWKMHPITPLSFLDHIIRRLGLKTHLHWEFLKRCERLLLCVISDSRSIHYLPSVLATATMMHVIDQVELFNPIDYQNQLLSVLKISKEKVNDCYKLILDVSTRPQAQGNGGACKRKVEERVPSSPSGVIDAAFGSDSSNDSWGTVSLSPEQQPPFKKSRAQEQVMRLPSLNRVFVDIVGSPS; this comes from the exons ATGGCAATACAGCAATATGAAcagcagcaacaacaacaagaGAATCACCCTTCCTTCTTGCTAGATGCTCTCTACTGTGAGGAAGAAGCGGATGCAGGGGAAGTTTTAGAGGAAGAGAGTTCTTGTGTGGGCTGTAACAATGGCGGAAACCCTTCATTTTTCCCACTGTTGTTGTTAGAGCAGGATTTGTTTTGGGAAGACGGGGAGCTTCTTTCACTTTTTGCTAAAGAAACAGAGCAGCAGCCGTCTTGTTTCAATGTGGGAACCGATGAGTCCCTAGCAATGGCTCGCCGAGAGGCTGTCGAGTGGATGCTTAAAGTCAATGCTCGATTTGGATTCACCACTCTCACGGCTGTACTTTCCATTAACTATTTGGACAGGTTCTTAAGTACCTTTCAGTTTCAAAGAGATAATCCTTGGATGATCCAACTCCTGGCTGTCACTTGTCTCTCTTTGGCTGCAAAAGTTGAAGAGACACAAGTGCCTCTGCTCCTAGACCTACAA GTGGAGGAGACGAAGTATGTTTTCGAGGCCAAAACTATACAAAGAATGGAGCTTTTGGTGCTCTCCACACTGAAATGGAAGATGCATCCAATTACACCCCTTTCATTTCTAGATCACATCATAAGAAGACTTGGGTTGAAAACCCACCTCCATTGGGAGTTTCTTAAGCGATGTGAGCGTCTCCTCCTCTGTGTAATCTCTG ATTCAAGATCCATTCATTATCTTCCCTCTGTATTGGCTACTGCAACCATGATGCACGTCATAGACCAAGTTGAGCTTTTCAATCCCATTGACTACCAAAATCAGTTGCTGAGTGTTCTTAAAATTAGCAAG GAAAAAGTAAACGATTGTTACAAGCTCATCCTTGATGTATCAACAAGACCCCAGGCCCAAGGCAATGGTGGTGCATGTAAGAGGAAGGTGGAGGAGAGGGTTCCTAGCAGCCCTAGTGGAGTGATTGATGCTGCATTTGGCAGTGATAGCTCGAACGATTCTTGGGGCACGGTGTCCTTATCGCCTGAGCAGCAGCCACCTTTTAAGAAGAGCAGAGCCCAAGAGCAAGTAATGCGTTTGCCATCACTCAACCGAGTCTTTGTAGACATTGTTGGCAGCCCTTCTTAA